A stretch of Bradyrhizobium diazoefficiens DNA encodes these proteins:
- a CDS encoding HD-GYP domain-containing protein encodes MNAPAKSAAKRRLLLASDRSDASTELASILKAVGDVSTVTTQGIPEQPSRELSGLVVDINLRSPESVQRVRNKLRGAAYHSMPRLFVLADSLHHGSMQAWALGATDTIARPLQPEAILQRIRAAFPDTAMYDATDRGKTLNRGVEAAHAVLKKMFEKLPLGVPLTFDEIIAAEAKILKAIKHSSLREWLTTVGCHHVGSYRHCLFVTGFAVAFAQHLGMREDDQRRLTRAALLHDVGKAFVPSVLLDKPGKLTDEEMDEVRQHPRRGYDALASKGGFPPEMLDVVLHHHEFLDGSGYPNGLSSNQISDIVRLTTIVDIYAALVEKRAYRMPFTHSRAFTMMEGMGGKLDQQLLQAFRPVALGSF; translated from the coding sequence ATGAACGCGCCAGCCAAATCCGCCGCCAAACGCCGGCTTCTGCTCGCCTCCGACCGGAGCGATGCGAGCACCGAGCTCGCCAGTATCCTGAAGGCGGTCGGCGACGTCTCGACGGTGACGACGCAGGGGATTCCCGAGCAGCCGTCGCGCGAGCTCTCCGGCCTCGTGGTCGACATCAATCTGCGCTCGCCCGAGAGTGTGCAGCGGGTGCGCAACAAGCTGCGCGGCGCCGCCTACCATTCGATGCCGCGGCTGTTCGTGCTGGCCGATTCGCTTCACCACGGCTCGATGCAGGCCTGGGCATTAGGGGCCACCGACACCATCGCGCGGCCGCTGCAGCCCGAGGCGATCCTGCAGCGCATCCGCGCCGCGTTTCCGGACACCGCGATGTACGACGCGACCGATCGCGGCAAGACGCTCAACCGCGGCGTCGAGGCAGCGCATGCGGTGCTGAAGAAGATGTTCGAGAAGCTGCCGCTCGGCGTGCCGCTGACCTTCGATGAGATCATCGCCGCCGAGGCCAAGATCCTGAAGGCGATCAAGCACTCCTCGCTGCGCGAATGGCTCACCACCGTCGGCTGCCACCATGTCGGCAGCTATCGCCACTGCCTGTTCGTTACCGGCTTCGCCGTCGCCTTCGCGCAGCATCTCGGCATGCGCGAGGACGACCAGCGCCGCCTGACCCGCGCCGCGCTGCTGCACGATGTCGGCAAGGCCTTCGTTCCCTCGGTGCTGCTCGACAAGCCCGGCAAGCTCACCGACGAGGAGATGGACGAGGTCCGCCAGCATCCGCGCCGCGGCTATGACGCGCTCGCATCGAAAGGCGGCTTCCCGCCGGAGATGCTCGACGTCGTACTGCATCACCATGAATTCCTCGATGGCTCCGGCTATCCGAACGGGCTGTCGTCGAACCAGATCAGCGACATTGTGCGGCTGACGACCATCGTCGACATCTACGCGGCCCTGGTGGAGAAGCGTGCCTACCGCATGCCCTTCACCCACTCCCGTGCGTTCACGATGATGGAAGGCATGGGCGGCAAGCTCGACCAGCAGCTGTTGCAGGCGTTCCGCCCGGTGGCGCTGGGGTCGTTCTGA
- a CDS encoding xanthine dehydrogenase family protein molybdopterin-binding subunit, giving the protein MNKHVKNVTPETSDLSRRSFLVGTAATGLVLGYAGVPGIGEALAAAPANFEPSVWYAISPDGLVTVTCGKADMGQHIASTMAQIVCEELGAKWSDMRVNLASNDPKFNDPVLGAQITGGSWSTMMNFDAMSRAGAAGRMALTEAAAAAMGLPPYFKDQLVVRDSMISHPKSKKQMSFADIVKSGKATKTFTPDELKAIKLKTPDQYTMIGVSVPQIDIPSKTNGTAKYGIDVMIPGMAYGAVVTPPVRYGATVKSVDDSAAKSVPGFIKAVILDDKTQTTTGWVVAVANTYANAKKAAAALKVSYDGGPNAKVSSESLYAEAKRLQGLDDSGQFFVKDGDPAAALGTAAKVLEAEYTTSINIHAPMEPMNATAEFKGDILHIYSGNQFATRSGAIAAGAAGIDPKFVVMHQMWLGGGFGRRLDADMMVPAVQAAKAVGKPVKVIYTRENDMTMDFSRPLTYQKVKAGVDGDAKLIALSHDVVSAWPTQRWGIPDFLSPSVDKKGPLDAFTVNGSDFFYTVPNHHVRAIKNEMAHNATPSGQLRSVAPGWTFWAVESMIDEIAVATGKDPAQFRISLLDGSGKNDGGAQRLRNTLLAAMGLAGYGTKKLPKGEGMGVACVSSQERATASWTACVAHVAVAPSGEVTVKKLTVATDVGTQVHPDNIRAQVEGAALWGLSLALYEKATLKDGGIEQTNFDSYTPLRMSQVPEVAVAVIANGEKATGVGEPAVTVVAPAIGNAIFNASGARIRALPITAEAVKSAMKA; this is encoded by the coding sequence AAAACGTAACTCCCGAGACATCGGATCTCAGCCGCCGTTCCTTCCTGGTCGGCACCGCTGCAACCGGCCTCGTGCTCGGCTATGCCGGCGTGCCCGGCATCGGTGAAGCGCTCGCTGCGGCTCCCGCCAATTTCGAGCCGAGCGTCTGGTACGCGATCTCGCCCGATGGTCTGGTCACCGTGACCTGTGGCAAGGCCGACATGGGCCAGCACATCGCCTCCACCATGGCGCAGATCGTCTGCGAGGAGCTGGGCGCGAAGTGGAGCGACATGCGGGTCAATCTCGCGTCCAACGATCCGAAGTTCAACGACCCCGTGCTGGGTGCGCAGATCACCGGCGGAAGCTGGTCGACCATGATGAACTTCGACGCGATGAGCCGGGCTGGTGCCGCCGGACGGATGGCGTTGACGGAAGCGGCGGCCGCCGCCATGGGCTTGCCGCCCTACTTCAAGGACCAGCTCGTCGTTCGCGACTCCATGATCTCGCATCCGAAATCGAAGAAGCAGATGAGCTTTGCCGACATCGTCAAGAGCGGCAAGGCGACCAAGACCTTCACGCCGGACGAGCTGAAGGCGATCAAGCTGAAGACGCCGGATCAATACACCATGATCGGTGTATCGGTGCCGCAGATCGACATCCCCTCCAAGACCAACGGCACGGCCAAATACGGCATCGACGTGATGATTCCGGGCATGGCCTATGGCGCAGTGGTGACGCCTCCGGTGCGCTATGGCGCCACGGTAAAATCGGTCGACGATTCGGCTGCGAAGTCCGTGCCCGGCTTCATCAAGGCCGTCATCCTCGACGACAAGACCCAGACCACGACGGGCTGGGTGGTTGCGGTTGCCAACACCTATGCCAATGCCAAGAAGGCGGCAGCAGCGCTGAAGGTCAGCTATGACGGCGGCCCGAACGCGAAGGTGTCGAGCGAATCGCTGTACGCGGAAGCCAAGCGGCTTCAGGGCCTCGACGATTCCGGCCAGTTCTTCGTCAAGGACGGCGATCCCGCGGCGGCCCTTGGCACGGCGGCCAAGGTGCTGGAGGCGGAATACACCACCAGCATCAACATCCATGCGCCGATGGAGCCGATGAACGCCACCGCGGAGTTCAAGGGCGACATCCTGCACATCTATTCCGGTAACCAGTTCGCGACGCGCTCCGGCGCCATCGCAGCCGGTGCCGCCGGAATCGATCCAAAATTCGTGGTGATGCACCAGATGTGGCTCGGTGGCGGCTTCGGCCGCAGGTTAGACGCCGACATGATGGTGCCGGCGGTGCAGGCGGCGAAGGCCGTGGGCAAGCCGGTGAAGGTAATCTACACGCGCGAAAACGACATGACGATGGATTTCTCGCGTCCGCTCACCTACCAGAAAGTGAAAGCCGGCGTGGACGGCGACGCCAAGCTCATAGCGCTCAGCCACGACGTAGTCTCGGCCTGGCCGACCCAGCGCTGGGGTATTCCGGACTTCCTGTCGCCCTCGGTCGACAAGAAGGGACCGCTCGATGCCTTCACGGTGAACGGGTCGGACTTCTTCTACACCGTGCCCAACCATCATGTGCGGGCGATCAAGAACGAGATGGCGCACAACGCCACCCCGTCGGGTCAGCTCCGTTCGGTGGCGCCGGGTTGGACCTTCTGGGCGGTCGAGAGCATGATCGACGAGATTGCGGTCGCGACCGGCAAGGATCCGGCGCAATTCCGCATCTCGCTGCTCGACGGCTCCGGCAAGAACGACGGCGGCGCGCAGCGGCTGCGCAACACCCTGCTCGCCGCGATGGGCCTTGCCGGTTACGGCACCAAGAAACTGCCGAAAGGTGAAGGCATGGGCGTGGCCTGCGTGTCGTCGCAGGAGCGTGCGACGGCAAGCTGGACCGCTTGCGTCGCGCATGTCGCCGTAGCACCGTCGGGCGAGGTGACCGTGAAGAAGCTCACGGTCGCAACCGACGTCGGCACGCAGGTGCATCCCGACAACATCCGCGCCCAGGTCGAAGGTGCGGCGTTGTGGGGCCTGTCGCTGGCGCTGTACGAGAAGGCAACACTCAAGGACGGTGGCATCGAACAGACCAACTTCGACAGCTATACGCCCTTGCGCATGAGCCAGGTGCCGGAGGTCGCGGTCGCCGTGATCGCCAATGGCGAAAAGGCCACCGGCGTCGGCGAGCCGGCGGTGACAGTGGTCGCGCCCGCCATCGGCAACGCCATCTTCAACGCCTCCGGCGCCCGCATCCGGGCGCTGCCGATCACGGCCGAAGCCGTGAAGAGCGCGATGAAGGCGTAA